A stretch of DNA from Xiphophorus maculatus strain JP 163 A chromosome 8, X_maculatus-5.0-male, whole genome shotgun sequence:
CATAAATTACAAACTATTATAATTCAAGCATATATAATGTCACTCACCCCTTGGCAAGCCTTTAAAGGTAGAGGAATTGTGGTCAAAAGATTACacagttagatttttttccatcacaaattTCTGTTTACAgtctaactttttttctttcaggtccCTCTGGGGATGGACCTGACCACACACAGTAAAATGACTTCAGAGGGCGATGACGGCAGACCAGGTGATAGTGaaccaaacattttacacataaaaaaaaaaggccttggttgttcaaaaataaataacactctGCTTTTTTCATCCTAGTCCCTCCTACATCTCTACCCCTTCAAGGAGGTCCCAGCCAGAGGAAAAAACTTTCTGCCCCTCAGATCAGCTTTTCTCTGGACCACAGTGAAGATGACTTGGGGGAGACTCCAGATGACCTGGACATCGACGTGGATGAACTCGACACTCCAGATGAGGGAGATTACCTCGACTACACAGACCATGAAATGGACTGGGAAGGTGggttagataaaaaaaacaagaaacatcaacaacaaaaaaacagtagaTTAATTTCATTACCCAAGATCATTTCTATAAAGTAAACTATTGCTACTATATAAGGCAATAtgaaacttttttatgttttagccatgcagtttattttgtactttatcTGCAATTCTTTCActtgaaatgttcttttgaaGTTGATTCATTACTatggaaaacaaattatgattaccaagtgttttttgtgttgtgttctaATTGCCTGCTTTATTTCTCAGGGTGCTGCTGATCGATTCGCTATTGTCACATGGGCCACATAAATCCCACATACTTGATTCAGTGACCAATAGTACTATTTGCCCTTTTCTCAAACCAGATCCCGGTGCAGCCACCAAAAGTGGGACAGGTGATTCCTACAATACCATTCCAACGTACAGCGCTGAGGAAGAGCGACGTGACGTCAAGCTGTGGAGGACCGTTGTCATCGGGGAGCAGGAGCACCGCATCAACATGAAGGTTATTGAGCCTTACATGAAAGTCATCTCTCATGGAGGTGAGGATGTTTGCTAAATCAATTTCTAACGTCACAAAACTATCaagaatggggaaaaaagtccTATATTACACAGTCAGCACACACATTATAAACAAAGTGCGCCCTCTGTTAGTTCAGgggttatattttataaatgaccCAGTCTTTACTggtttgtaaatttatttttaatgttgccTTGGGCGTAGAAATACACACATCGGTGATTCTGCCATTTCATTGATTCAATAAACAAAGATGAATCCAAATGGAAGAAgtgttgaaaaaaattaagcacCCTCCAAAAACCTAGAAGtgtaataaatacacaaaattcTCCCATGTCtatttgatgtattttctttttactattaCTTTGGGGTCCATATATTAAAAGAAAGTATATCAGAAGCCTTGACTAATTAGTAAACAGAGTAAAAGCAAGTTCATTTTCTATATGATTTGCACTTGTATCTATTACGTACATCTGTAGCTAATTGCAGACATTTTCCAGTTGGCTGGTATTTTGGATTACAGAATATAACGTTTCCTAAAGATATTATCTTTGGTCATGTTGTTATGTGCAAACGTTGCTAGGAAACACGCTTTGCTTATTGTTTTATGCAGCATTTGGAAATTCCCCTAAATCTGATCCGACAATCGCACTATGACCAAATCGAGCTGAAATAATCTTTTGTCCTGCAGATGGTGATCCTGCATTTAAAccgtgaaaaaaaaagaagcaatatcTACATCCATAAAGCTGTTATGATGAACTGTTTATTGAGGCAGATATGAATACATTCAAAGGCATGCTGCTCGTGAATAATCTGTTTGTCTCTTAGTGTATGTTAGTGACCTAGAGTTGAACTTCCGCCTCCAGCCTGTGCCTCTGTCTTAAACCACAGTGGTCTAAAAAAGCAAGTAATGCCTTTTAATGATGATGTGTCACAAATAAAAGTACTCCTCTCTGTACTGAATAGTGCTGAGACACCGATCCAGCACCAAGTGAGAGCTCTGTTGAATTCATCAAACCTGGATTAACTTGGTTAAATTTTGATTGCTTTGTTAATTCACCGTAAGTTTATTGTAGTTGTTCGTTGTCTTATGGCTAAGGTCCTAGCAGTTTAATTCGTTTTCCCTTCAAGGACCTGTGGTACGGACAAGCAGGAGCTTTCCTTTTTAATGATCTTGAATACCAAAAAGACGAAAGACGCTAATCCAACACTTGAtgccagataaaaaaaaaacaaaaactggtgCCTCGCAGAGACGACCTTGAGGCCGGGTCAGGCAGATGTGGTAAAGCGATCGTCCCATCCACCAGGCTTGGGAACTGGACGATGACCTGAGTTCCCCTTTCTTGTCCGTTACAAATTTTCCATCAGACTTAAATTGGGTATTTAGAGTTAAAATTGTGCATGAAACCTTAAGCTTACATTTCAGAGAAAGAACAACAGTGATAGTTtgatagttaaatatttaatctgctAACAATACTTAGAATGTGCAGTTCTCATCTCCTCTCTAAACGTCCCTATAAGGTATCGATAAGAATTcatggttgttttgtttaaacaaaaacaaccaaccagttattttcataattacttataaaaaacataaaagagatTAATAAGGAATTATAATTGATTATCTTAGTGACTAGAGCCAATATTATCTTTTAATTATCAGCTATGGTATAAATATTGTCTTTTCTAAGCATATTGCACATAACATTTAATTCAAAGGAGCTAGACTTTCTTATCTTTTTAAGATATGTCATTTAATCATGAAAGCTGCTTTTCAAATGGATGAACAAATGTAGCATAGACATATAAGAAACATCTTGGAGgagattaaatatttgatttatgaGATTCAAGGTGATTTAGAacttaaagtgaaaaacataaCAGACCTTGGGCTGGTGTGAAATGTAACTttgaaagttttgaaaaatcttgataactgcagagaaaaactgaatattaGGCGCAAGAAATGATTGGCAGCAGATATAGTGCATCTGAGAGTCATGTCCTACAGAGATTGGAGGAAAAATACATCAACAACTTCAAACAGGACCTGAGAGAGGCTTTATCCGTTGGCTTATCCATCTATGGGAACTTTTTATGTTGGCAACAAAGTGATTTCTCGATAATTTTTAAGTGGCTACACAAACAAAATCCCTACTCCGTTAAAAAGAGTCAGATACAAGAATGGATTGAagattttaaaagcaaagaaaagaaagtacGACATTCAAAAGGCCTCTCCAAAGGTGACAAAATCACCTAAAATAAATGGGcttatttaaagcaaaatataaacTACAGAGCTGATCAAGATTTTTGCAAAGTACTCAACTtctttgcagaaatattcacaccaaaacaaaatagtgaagtagaaggaaaaccatatatatatatatacatatatacagtacagaccaaaagtttggacacgactgtgtgtccaaacatttggtctgtactgtatatatatttttccgaatactaaaatgtttaattcaatTCACCTGGGTCAATTCTTTGTGGAACAATGTTTCTCTCTATTTTACTATTTAGGTGACTAATTAGATTAATTATGAAGTCGTTTCCTTCCAGTTGATTTTATTTCGGTTTATTAGACTGATAATTGCCAGAATGCACATGAACACAAAGTTTTTTCGATTTTCATtagtacatttttcaaaatgactcATTTTGCAATTTGGTTATCTTTCAACAAGTAGACAAACATCAACCTACTTATACATCTGCATATGTTTATGCAGCATAATCCATTGATAAGACTTAAGCTTGAGAGATATAAAGAAAACTTGTCTTGTGATTCATGAGTTTTTGAGAGCGGCCCACCATTATAAATGCAAATGTGACCTTTAACCAAAGCAGATCGAGCTTTCTCCCGCTCTGCTCGTTGCTGGAGGCTTAAGTGAAACATAGTTGTTCCATGTAAACAGAGATGTCTGTCACTGGAAAGTCAATATCAGAAGGTctgtcatctgaagaaaagccCTTCTGTCTGCGTGTCACCAAATCTGCTGATAAATGGGCTGGTGAATAAAGAGGAAATTACAATAATTGTGGAAGCATAGTGAGAGGAAATGGGACAAAGAGCCAGACAAAGGAATCAAAGACTGGCAGATAAATAGAACAGAAAAGCGGAAAATAAGGGAGCAATCAAGTTTTCACCAACAAAGGCGAACTCTCAAGTTGACTCTTattgctttccttttttgtgtttttgcaattgTTTTTTATCAGGTTACTATAGCAGCGGGGTGAATGCCATCATAGTCTTTGCTGCATGCTTTCTGCCAGACAGTGCCCGAGAAGACTACCATGACATAATGGAGAACCTCTTCCTGTAAGTTTGCAGTGATGACTAACAAAGACATGCCTCTCATTTCACACTGACCTCCTacaataattattgttttctgtaCTGTTAACAAAACACTGACTCAACCCTTAAAAGTGCAAACAGTTTACAGATGATAGAGAAATGATCTCAGTGACACAGTAACTTTCTAAACTTGCTTTGTTCTCAGATTAAGATTTAGTTACCATTGCTAAAATGCCAGATCAAATGTCATTATTATTCCCAATTGGTAACACgttatttgacggggtgtgcataacACCTGTCAGGAACATGAAGGTGTCTTcctgaatgtttatgactgttgtcataaagtgtcatttgataaataatgacacttttaatgcaaagttgactcTTTTAATGggcttttaatgtaacttttaatgGAGTTTTGCTTTAAACAAGTTCTAAAATTACTGAATTGTGCACACTTGACACTTTTAAGTGACTTTTAGTTCAATATTACattgaaagtgtcattatttactgaatgacactttatggCAACAGTCATAACCATTCATGCAGACTCCTTTATGTTcaatgacaggtgttatgtcatgtttatgtcagtgtcatgtcagtcttatgcacaatCCTTCGAAAAAAGTGTTACCCcaaaatttaatttgtgatCTAGTATAAATTTGATCTTTAAAGTAGATCaaatttcattattattcacAAATATTAAATGTGTGATCCTCAGGTAAGTGAATGGAAACACATAAGCCCACAAGATAAAGATTCAGACTCTACTGCTACATCAAGAGCTGTTTTCCATCCAAGCAGACTGAAAGGCTGCTGGCTCTGGTTCAGCTGGTTCAATGTCTTTGTGGTTTCTCACATTCGACAACAAAACATGTCTAATGCTGGAGGGAAACTTGAGTTTTTGCAGAAACTTCACtctaaaatcaaataaacataGCAAATCATGTTaatgctaataaaaacattaatcacAACTGAATCTTACAGGGTAATCTTGTTTTGTCTCAGTCGGATGAACCTCCTTGCTGTGTAAGTCCTCAAACTACAGCTTCCATCTTCCAGTGTGACCAGAGTTACTATAAGGGATTTTAAGTCACAGTGGGACATTTTCAAATCCGCTATTATCATAATTGTGCGGCGTATCCCAAGCTAATCCTGGCAAAATTGCAGCGTaggtgagaaaagaaaacaacaaaaaacagttggATCATAAATAAAAGGATTCTTTATTTCTATGAATGGAGCACATATTGTGAACAAAGTTCTATATCCCAGATGAAATTTCTAAACAAAACCCAACCAAGATTAAACGTACAATAATACACACATAAATGATAATATAGAGAGTTGACTGTCTTGGAAGATGAACAGTGCAAAGCAAACGCTAAACGCTGTTGTTTCCACACCACACGAGGCTGTGTCAACAGCTTTATTGTTTGCAAAGTAACATCCCTGAATCACAGAGAGAGCGGAAAAAATCGCTCTGACTGAAGTGACAGGAATAAAGTTTGCTTGCTGAGACTTGCTGGGCTTGTGGCGCTGCTGTTGTTCTGGCTGAATTGCGTTTCATGCTTCCACAGTGAAGTTTAGATCCCACAGGCTGTTCTGTGACAGATATTCAGAGAGCTGGCGTGTTTCAAGAGTTTTGGACAGAAATGAGAGAAGGTAAAACGTGGTGTCTGCAGTTTTCCATGCCAGATGGCTTAAAGTCTGATTCCTTACGAGGAGTTGCTGTGGAGAACTGTGTGTTGGTGGGAGATGATCTCAGTAGGGTCACACAACCAAGTCGATCGGCAGGGTTGGACCGTGAGGGTGTCAAGCAGGACTGGCACCAAAGTCCGAGGAGTTACAGAGAAAACTCGCTGACgacattttcaactttattttcaaagggAGCCGCAAAGTTCCCCGCTGACTGAGAGAACAGAGGAGGTGGATGCAGAAACGAGGACAGAAAGTGATAGCGCTTCATTATAATTTGAGTGTGGGATTTGATTTCAGAGAAGGAACTTTTACGATTGAGCCTCTGAGATTgatgttgaaaagaaaagatgaagaaatggGAAACAGCTCATGAAGCAACACTTGTACCAATTTCTCGTCTCTTCTCACATCAGAGGAGAGAGATTTCAACATCCTGCTGGTTGGggttttcagttttactgtaaCACTTGTCTACTATTTCCTCATATATCTGCAATCAGGTTCAAGACAACAGTTGTTTTCTGGATTTAAAATCTGCCCAAAAGTAATGCACATAAATGACAACACGTCtttctgtcaaaaaataaaagagaacaaaCTACCTACTTGATCACACTGACTAAATACAGTAGATTAGCTACAAATTTTAGcaatatatacacacacatactgcAATTAGTCTTCTGTTTCTCTATGAAGTCATGTTTAGCATTTCTAATTTAGCGCTAGAGTCCTTGAGTTTGATGTCGAGTTATGATCACATGCCTCACTTTGATCCTCAAATTTGTTGTGGcccaaaaataagtaaatgaatGTTACGAGAACTTGTCTCACGATCACCATGTAATTGTTTGAATTTACAGCAACAAAATATGTGCGTTTCAGCTATGTGATCAGCACACTGGAGCTGATGGTGGCAGAGGACTATATGATTGTTTATCTGAACGGAGCCACGCCCCACAGAAGAATGCCTGGCCTGGGTTGGCTAAAAAAGTGCTATCAGATGATTGACAGAAGGTGCGTCCAGTTGTCATCCTTCTGAAATCTGAAGGTCACAGTATTAGCATTGCATCACTGTTtaaactgtaatgtttgttctacatattttgaagaaattaagATGGTTATGTGCTCAGTATAACGTGATGTACTGATGTGTGTTTAGGCTCAGGAAGAATTTGAAATCCTTCATTATCGTTCATCCGTCATGGTTCATCAGGACTGTTCTGGCCATCACCAAACCCTTCATCAGGTAAATGTTTGACTCACTTGGAGTCTGGTTCATTGTGTGTTTTATCTCAGcgtaaaacattttagcaactATTTTCGGAGGACAACTTTGTGTCTATAGAattatttgctaaaataaatgcGAGCTTTTTTGATATTATTTGAATGTGCTCATAAAAGTTATAAGACTTACATCTCTGAAGAGTtgcatgttttcttaatttttattttaaataaacaaaatactcCAGTGTTATGTCACAGCTCATTTATGACAGTgctttcttgtttaaaaaagtattttatttcagaaatgtttgtttacttCTCACTCTGAAAAACAATGGAAAGGCtagatgtgatttatttatgttttatacttttcatgattttgttttccccagagtgaaaaacaaaatcatatatACTTTATGTGATTTTTATCCTTTAACACTGATATTAATATAAAAGGTTTTAGGAAATACCGGTTGCATGAGCTGTTATAAATTTAGTTTGCTCTAAAACAAATTCTGATTCATCAAACCGAAAGCAGTGATGAACTTCTTTACTTCAAGCCAGTCGATATCTAGTCAGAACAGCGAGACAGAAATAATGTCCAAATTCCAAATGagataatgacaaaataaattttctcaCTTTTAACAATAAACAATGAGATGTTATTATGACAACAATGTAAAAGATAGTTTAAACaggttaatatttaataaacatattttttagttatatttttggTGTGAATTATGTAACTTAAATGACATCACGGGTCTAATGTTGTGAAGGCTTTGTGCTATATGGCACATACTGcataaaattattcatagtatgaaacatacatttttaatgtgtcaTTCCTTATGCACTTCAGTAAATGTGCACATTATTTCTCCTGCTACAGCGCCAAGTTCAGCAGCAAGATCAAGTATGTGAGCAGTTTGGATGAACTGCGGGAACTAATCCCAATGGACAGCATCCAGATCCCAGAGTGCATCATTAAGTGAGTCCTTCTTAGCCCCTGAGTGTAACACCAGTCTTATCCACTGCAAACCTGATTTGTGCTAATGGCTTCGTATTCATCTTGTTATTTGAACTTCCACCTCTAGACTCGACAAGGAACTGAAGGAAGCGGCAGAAAACTCCAAGTAAGTAAGCGTTTTGCATTTCATAACCCTCCTTCGTGGAGGCGGTGGCCCCCAGTCTCGGTTTTCCCCCTTGGCTGGAGTGTTCATTTATCAGATTGGACGCTTCTCCTGGACGAGGACCAGTTTTTATTTGGCTGCGTTTCCAATTACACcggaaagacagaaaaaaatagctgCTAAAGACGCTAAACGCTTTGCTTTTATCTAATTTAtcattacagtaaaataaacgAGCCAGTCTTTATTGTGCGTAGATCTATAACTCTGATAACTGTATAACCAAAAGATGCAGACATCACAAACTAATCACTTGCTGCCTAATTGTGTAACGAATCATAAATTGCACAGGCCTTCAAATTCCCTGCATGGAAGCATATTACAACAGTAAATCGTTCTCTAACGACATCTCCATTTGTTTCTTCTGTCAAGAATAAACAGTTTCCTGCAGGGAACCGAGCTGACAGCAGCCAGCAGACCAGAGTAAGTCCTCAAAGATGTTCACATATAGAAGACAAATGGCCGCACGTCTGCtgtctgtcacacacacataaacacgcCCGTCCTAAATGGTctactttgttgttgtttttttgttttatcttcacaGCAGACAAGACCAGGCCGGTGCCAGCAGCTCGTAAACCAGAGCATCCTGAATTGATGGGACGCCTCAAAAGTAACTGCAATGAACGGGTCAAGCTTGAAAAGTGCTGCTTGCGTGCGTGTGTcggtgtttttctttcagacaCTGGAGTTCAACTTAAACACAACCTGCTGTAGTTCCTGGTAAAACTCTGATCAATTTTAACCGTAGCATCTGCTGCACTGTACACCTTGCAGCTTAGATAAACTCGTAGTCAAGTGTGCGATGCTTGCAAGCGTCAGCAGAGTAGCATTGATGTTAACTTCGTGGTCAAAATGGAAATGTGATCACACACAACAGATGGCACATCTCAAGAATTCAAATTTAGAGACTGCGTTTTATTTATGTgcatgaaaagcagaaaagcaatAATACCACGCCTTTTGTGGTTACCCGGTACTTTGGAAATGAGAGGCTACTTTTTGTGTCAGCTGTTTTACACGAAAATTGACCAGAAGACgccagaaaaaagaaaaaccttgtgCCATAGTTTATGACCGACTTGCAGTCGAGTCACTTAATCTTGTATCTTGTCCTGAAAGTGCggaataaacatatatatagatatttaaACTTTATAGTGTCAATCTAAGAGCCAAGCAGGGGTAAGTTCAATATAAAATCAATCAGTCACATTGTATTGTGGACACAAATGTGTGCGggcgtgtatgtgtgtatgttttgGGTGAAACAAATCCTCCCTTCAGCACTTGCTGGATCCTCAGACAAAACCTCAAATGACCTTAACAATGGGATATCAGTGAAGCACAACGTCTCATCAGTGTGTGTCCATATATGCATGTGTTTATTTGTACATCAGTGCATGGTCCCCACATCACGAAGCTGATGATCCGAACTCATGTGTCTTAATGATTGtgcaaaaaatgaagaaatgctGTCTATTGATTCAATAAAAGTGATTTATAGCCTGCAGGCCGTTTTCAGCCTTGTCTCGTTTGTGAGTTAAATCTTAAGGGCTATCTTACCATCTCGTTAGATCATTTTAAGAAccgttttttatttatttgagtgaTGTATTTCcaaattcaaattttaatgttaaacaTATAACAgtacaagaaagaaaacaagcaaacaccACAAACAAATTACAGGTagacatgacagaaaaaaaactggcaagCATCCATGATTTATGAGAGGTCTTACTCTTTCAGAAAATTATTTCCATACTGATTGTATGCGAGACCTGAAATTAAAGAACACTCTTGATCATCTCCATGGTTTTAATGTATAAAGGATGCGCTTATAGTCAGCTTCTAAACTCGTAGATCTCATCTCAAACATCCAACACCAGACACACTACAGATTTTATAAAGTcatgattttcaaaacaaaaaggaaaaccatttgtacaaaataaagtgtgtgctttgtttttacGTTGACTGTAAATCACTACACAGAACATGATGCTTATTTCCGGTTTTGCAGCTCTACTCTtgagaaatacataaaatttacatttagtttttctcatGCCTAAATGGGATCCATGGTTCAATTACAAACCTTTACTGCATGTTGTCCACCCCTCCTCTGTTTGCCCATTTCCTGTTTTGGTTACTGCAACTAAAGGCCACTAGTGCCACAAAATCAGaataacaaacaataaataaaaactagatTAGTTAAAATAAGAATTGGGAGGTCAAGAAGcaaagaaaagtggaaaagttATTTGCAGCAGAATAGGCGCATTTGACATTTGATAACAGCCTTTATTATCTCTAAAGATGCTCAATACCTAAAGAAAGCTATAAGCTGTCACCAAATGACTGCTTTGTGCACTGTAGGACATAAATGTAGACTGATGACAGCCACATGCGGCATCACAGAAATGAGGAAACCAGCATAACATGTCCGCTTTAAGCATGGTAAATATGGATTTATTTCTGAAGCACATTTCATTGTGTGAATGGATAGCAGTCATAAAATGCTACTCATTATAAATAGCTTCTCACGTCTCATTTGTCTGAGCTCATTGAGTGAAGGATAAATAGATCTGTCCCTCAGGGCAGAGCGAGATTAACAGTAGAGAGGAGAAAAATAGGAGAGGCAGGAATGTctagaagaaaacaacagaagagtGTTCTCTTATCGCTTCTTGTGCCTTATCTGAACGTGTAGCTCTCATCGTCGTACTCTAGGTCGTCCTCGTTGTCATCCCCCAGCTGTCCGTACCGAAACTTTCTGTACACCGTGCCGTCCTGGCCCATGTAAACAATGTCCTCATCGTCgtcatcatcgtcgtcatcGTCCCTTTTCCCAGAGCGACGCTTACTGATGTCGACGAGCTCAGCCTCCTG
This window harbors:
- the LOC102231052 gene encoding protein prune homolog 2-like isoform X1, giving the protein MNFELNKSACQLQGLPPPVYLLLSSVPLGMDLTTHSKMTSEGDDGRPVPPTSLPLQGGPSQRKKLSAPQISFSLDHSEDDLGETPDDLDIDVDELDTPDEGDYLDYTDHEMDWEDPGAATKSGTGDSYNTIPTYSAEEERRDVKLWRTVVIGEQEHRINMKVIEPYMKVISHGGYYSSGVNAIIVFAACFLPDSAREDYHDIMENLFLYVISTLELMVAEDYMIVYLNGATPHRRMPGLGWLKKCYQMIDRRLRKNLKSFIIVHPSWFIRTVLAITKPFISAKFSSKIKYVSSLDELRELIPMDSIQIPECIIKLDKELKEAAENSKINSFLQGTELTAASRPDRQDQAGASSS
- the LOC102231052 gene encoding protein prune homolog 2-like isoform X2, whose translation is MNFELNKSACQLQGLPPPVYLLLSSVPLGMDLTTHSKMTSEGDDGRPVPPTSLPLQGGPSQRKKLSAPQISFSLDHSEDDLGETPDDLDIDVDELDTPDEGDYLDYTDHEMDWEDPGAATKSGTGDSYNTIPTYSAEEERRDVKLWRTVVIGEQEHRINMKVIEPYMKVISHGGYYSSGVNAIIVFAACFLPDSAREDYHDIMENLFLYVISTLELMVAEDYMIVYLNGATPHRRMPGLGWLKKCYQMIDRRLRKNLKSFIIVHPSWFIRTVLAITKPFISAKFSSKIKYVSSLDELRELIPMDSIQIPECIIKLDKELKEAAENSKINSFLQGTELTAASRPEQDQAGASSS
- the LOC102231052 gene encoding protein prune homolog 2-like isoform X3; translation: MDLTTHSKMTSEGDDGRPVPPTSLPLQGGPSQRKKLSAPQISFSLDHSEDDLGETPDDLDIDVDELDTPDEGDYLDYTDHEMDWEDPGAATKSGTGDSYNTIPTYSAEEERRDVKLWRTVVIGEQEHRINMKVIEPYMKVISHGGYYSSGVNAIIVFAACFLPDSAREDYHDIMENLFLYVISTLELMVAEDYMIVYLNGATPHRRMPGLGWLKKCYQMIDRRLRKNLKSFIIVHPSWFIRTVLAITKPFISAKFSSKIKYVSSLDELRELIPMDSIQIPECIIKLDKELKEAAENSKINSFLQGTELTAASRPDRQDQAGASSS